In a genomic window of Streptomyces katrae:
- a CDS encoding RNA ligase family protein: MRTHYPRTAHLPWSPGATADDVRARGTAALAGREVVVTEKLDGENTTLYADGLHARSLDSGHHPSRAWVKALQGRIGPRIPEGRRICGENVYARHSLGYGELDSWFYGFSVWDGDHCLDWDRTVRFLHGLGVPVPRVLWRGTYDERALRRLRIDTSRQEGYVVRTTAGFDRADFGRYVAKWVRGGHVRTDTHWMYAPVVVNGLGPAAPLWAVRSGADPDAGGLLSALGMDAAVPPQDEAAVAAVTARLDGAGRTGEARLAGVLAAALRREPRATLGARLAAGPLGMRTARRVADLVGLYPVLRRPFPEEERRAGLVRLAAAADLGVLHALAAALPELSAGEAECVEWSALCAEEAGLLGPDPLGPLRAGMREALGALDPDAADRCWAEAREAFGRGALAAAHTTSAASATVSASTVSASAAASAASAAVEEAVAATWRWRDGAAYPRLVQLCGPSGSGKSTFARTLTGVDAYIALDDLREARGARADQRANPEVLREGLDRLDRALAAGGTVVWDATSLTEQQRGLAGAVARRRDALVTRVVALVGEEELRRRNAVRPHPVPEPVLGTQLRRFSPPYPGQAHRTWYVGAGGTVEDTAGSLAATGEGEAF; this comes from the coding sequence ATGCGTACGCACTACCCCCGCACCGCGCACCTGCCGTGGTCCCCCGGAGCCACGGCGGACGACGTGCGCGCCCGCGGGACGGCAGCGCTGGCCGGGCGGGAGGTGGTGGTCACCGAGAAGCTCGACGGGGAGAACACCACCCTGTACGCGGACGGGCTGCACGCCCGCTCCCTGGACTCCGGCCACCACCCCTCCCGTGCCTGGGTCAAGGCCCTCCAGGGCCGGATCGGGCCGCGGATACCGGAGGGCCGGCGGATCTGCGGGGAGAACGTGTACGCCCGTCATTCGCTCGGCTACGGGGAACTCGACAGCTGGTTCTACGGGTTCTCGGTGTGGGACGGCGACCACTGCCTGGACTGGGACCGCACCGTCCGGTTCCTGCACGGTCTCGGCGTCCCCGTACCCCGGGTGCTGTGGCGCGGGACCTACGACGAACGCGCCCTGCGCCGGCTGCGGATCGACACCTCCCGGCAGGAGGGGTACGTCGTCCGTACGACGGCCGGCTTCGACCGTGCGGACTTCGGGCGGTACGTGGCCAAGTGGGTGCGCGGCGGGCACGTGCGCACCGACACGCACTGGATGTACGCGCCCGTGGTGGTCAACGGGCTCGGCCCCGCCGCCCCGCTGTGGGCCGTCCGCTCCGGGGCGGACCCCGACGCCGGTGGGCTGCTGTCCGCCCTTGGCATGGACGCGGCGGTCCCCCCGCAGGACGAGGCGGCCGTCGCCGCGGTCACGGCCCGGCTCGACGGCGCCGGGCGCACCGGGGAGGCCCGGCTGGCCGGCGTCCTGGCCGCCGCCCTGCGCCGCGAGCCCCGGGCCACCCTCGGGGCCCGGCTCGCGGCGGGGCCGCTCGGGATGCGGACGGCGCGGCGGGTGGCGGACCTGGTGGGGCTGTACCCGGTGCTGCGCAGGCCCTTTCCGGAGGAGGAGCGGCGGGCCGGGCTGGTCCGGCTGGCCGCGGCGGCCGACCTGGGGGTGCTGCACGCCCTGGCGGCGGCCCTGCCGGAGCTGTCGGCCGGGGAGGCCGAGTGCGTGGAGTGGTCCGCGCTGTGCGCCGAGGAGGCCGGCCTGCTCGGGCCGGACCCGCTGGGCCCGCTGCGGGCCGGGATGCGCGAGGCCCTGGGCGCTCTGGACCCCGACGCCGCCGACCGCTGCTGGGCGGAGGCACGCGAGGCCTTCGGCCGGGGTGCGCTGGCCGCCGCGCACACCACGTCCGCCGCGTCTGCCACCGTCTCTGCCTCCACCGTGTCTGCCTCCGCCGCGGCCTCCGCCGCCTCGGCCGCCGTCGAGGAGGCCGTGGCCGCGACCTGGCGGTGGCGGGACGGGGCGGCGTACCCGCGGCTGGTCCAGCTGTGCGGGCCCTCGGGCAGCGGGAAGAGCACCTTCGCGCGGACCCTGACGGGGGTGGACGCGTACATCGCCCTGGACGACCTGCGCGAGGCCCGGGGTGCGCGCGCCGACCAGCGGGCCAACCCCGAGGTGCTGCGGGAGGGCCTGGACCGGCTCGACCGCGCCCTGGCCGCCGGGGGCACGGTCGTGTGGGACGCGACCTCCCTGACGGAGCAGCAGCGCGGCCTCGCCGGGGCCGTCGCACGGCGCCGGGACGCCCTGGTCACCCGGGTCGTGGCGCTGGTCGGCGAGGAGGAGCTGCGGCGGCGCAACGCGGTGCGCCCGCACCCGGTGCCGGAGCCCGTACTGGGCACGCAGCTGCGCCGGTTCAGCCCGCCCTACCCCGGGCAGGCGCACCGGACCTGGTACGTCGGGGCGGGCGGCACGGTCGAGGACACGGCTGGCTCCCTGGCGGCGACCGGTGAGGGGGAGGCGTTCTGA
- a CDS encoding poly(A) polymerase, producing the protein MRTSEQLYHQVRWDPRFDPARFTLGLLQRGAAPKRVPLPSFVPGGDIPWHRVLFVEADGELVWDRARGLDLIDSTTAGRVRGRRVLPEPFFTARTPHAWDPADGAWRPVQAGPAAYPPARVRLLTWNTLWDRYDAPRIATARRRPMLLADLAAADADVIALQEVEPALLALLLAEPWVRSGYTLGTDPDGADVADSGLLVLSRLPVREAGLHVLGRHKAVAAVAVDTAGGPLAVAATHLSSDHSENGAGRRVAELARLAEGLGGIGAGLALLGDFNDGRTGAEGPAAALGLRDAWAEVHGPADDTPTFDPGVNPLAAVGSLTGRAGRIDRILLSSGAGARVREAALRGDSPAPDGLFPSDHFGVEATVEYGATDAGDALPGEAATTRTAVAWLPPHDPAVEELRRAHDPGVARWPAHVNLLFGFVPESSFARALPLLAEAAAQGRPFTARLDGVHSFGRREDAVLWLDPAAGEGGDGPWQELRRALADRFPGCRGRSTGWTPHLTLGRSGDPRRAEREFAQRLGPGGRTARVGELAVLSRRGDGPMRVRAVVELGTGTWRWAEPEATPGEPADPPEPSRPRAPEPPRPAEAGGPENARKASGSRAAGGVVGVGDAERITARLAGALSGAVVRVAGSRAMGCALAGADLDLVAVLPGAADAGAVRARVAAALPEAERLREVTGARVPGLRLRASGLDVDLVVVGAGGLDPARAVERRAELGEAAAVALSAVSDAEAVRAAVGAEHAAFAGLAREVKAWARARGLDSAPFGGLPGLAWTVLAARTVREAADRSPAALRREFFGTWAAWDWSEPVSLDPEADAAPGPDPVTVLTPSAPVRSCTAQVGAGLRDLLVRELYEAWERLEAEPEGLLPAAPPHRRHAAWAVVSVRADTAREFEEHLGRARGRMRGLLAALEEAGLPEAHAWPRPFARSGTLARYAVGLGSAPPDATALAALTGPWAATLPGVTVTRADGGEVPDLP; encoded by the coding sequence ATGCGCACCAGTGAACAGCTCTACCACCAGGTCCGCTGGGACCCCCGCTTCGATCCGGCGCGGTTCACGCTCGGGCTGCTCCAGCGCGGGGCCGCCCCCAAGCGGGTGCCGCTGCCCTCCTTCGTGCCGGGCGGGGACATCCCCTGGCACCGGGTGCTGTTCGTCGAGGCCGACGGCGAGCTGGTGTGGGACCGGGCCCGCGGGCTGGACCTGATCGACTCGACGACGGCCGGGCGGGTGCGCGGCCGCCGGGTGCTGCCCGAGCCCTTCTTCACCGCGCGGACCCCGCACGCCTGGGACCCGGCGGACGGCGCCTGGCGGCCGGTCCAGGCGGGTCCGGCCGCGTACCCGCCGGCCCGGGTGCGGCTGCTGACCTGGAACACCCTGTGGGACCGGTACGACGCCCCCCGCATCGCCACCGCCCGGCGCAGGCCGATGCTGCTGGCGGACCTGGCGGCGGCCGACGCCGATGTGATCGCCCTCCAGGAGGTGGAACCGGCCCTGCTCGCCCTGCTGCTGGCCGAGCCGTGGGTGCGGTCCGGGTACACCCTGGGCACCGATCCGGACGGCGCGGACGTGGCGGACAGCGGGCTGCTGGTGCTGAGCCGGCTTCCGGTGCGCGAGGCGGGGCTGCACGTGCTGGGCCGGCACAAGGCGGTCGCCGCCGTCGCCGTGGACACGGCCGGCGGACCCCTGGCCGTCGCCGCGACGCACCTCAGCAGCGACCACTCCGAGAACGGCGCGGGCCGCCGGGTGGCCGAACTGGCCCGCCTGGCCGAGGGGCTGGGCGGGATCGGTGCGGGCCTCGCGCTGCTCGGGGACTTCAACGACGGCCGCACCGGCGCCGAGGGGCCTGCGGCCGCGCTGGGGCTGCGGGACGCCTGGGCGGAGGTGCACGGCCCCGCCGACGACACGCCCACCTTCGACCCCGGGGTCAATCCGCTGGCCGCGGTCGGCTCCCTGACGGGACGGGCGGGCCGGATCGACCGGATCCTGCTCTCCTCGGGCGCGGGCGCCCGGGTGCGGGAGGCCGCGCTGCGGGGCGACTCCCCCGCGCCGGACGGGCTGTTCCCCTCCGACCACTTCGGGGTGGAGGCCACCGTGGAGTATGGGGCGACCGACGCGGGCGACGCGCTGCCGGGCGAGGCGGCGACCACGCGGACGGCCGTGGCCTGGCTCCCGCCGCACGATCCGGCGGTCGAGGAGCTGCGCCGGGCCCACGACCCCGGGGTGGCGCGCTGGCCGGCGCACGTCAACCTGCTGTTCGGCTTCGTACCGGAGTCCTCCTTCGCGCGGGCGCTGCCCCTGCTGGCCGAAGCCGCGGCGCAGGGGCGGCCGTTCACTGCCCGGCTGGACGGCGTGCACTCCTTCGGGCGCCGCGAGGACGCCGTGCTGTGGCTGGACCCGGCGGCCGGTGAGGGCGGGGACGGCCCCTGGCAGGAGCTGCGCCGGGCCCTCGCCGACCGCTTCCCGGGCTGCCGGGGCCGCTCCACGGGATGGACCCCGCACCTGACGCTGGGCCGCAGCGGGGACCCCCGGCGCGCGGAACGGGAGTTCGCGCAGCGTCTCGGACCGGGCGGGCGGACGGCCCGCGTCGGGGAGCTGGCGGTGCTGTCGCGACGCGGGGACGGCCCGATGCGGGTCCGGGCGGTCGTGGAACTGGGTACCGGCACCTGGCGGTGGGCGGAACCGGAGGCAACGCCCGGCGAACCGGCCGACCCCCCGGAGCCGTCGCGCCCCCGAGCCCCGGAGCCCCCTCGGCCGGCGGAGGCCGGCGGTCCGGAGAACGCCCGGAAGGCTTCCGGCTCCCGGGCGGCGGGCGGCGTCGTGGGTGTGGGGGACGCTGAGCGGATCACCGCGCGGCTCGCGGGGGCGCTGTCCGGGGCGGTGGTGCGGGTGGCCGGGTCGCGGGCGATGGGGTGTGCCCTGGCGGGGGCCGACCTGGACCTGGTGGCGGTGCTGCCGGGGGCGGCCGACGCCGGGGCGGTGCGGGCACGGGTGGCGGCCGCGCTCCCGGAGGCGGAGCGGCTGCGGGAGGTGACGGGGGCGCGGGTGCCGGGGCTGCGGCTGCGTGCGTCCGGGCTCGACGTGGACCTGGTGGTGGTCGGGGCCGGCGGGCTGGATCCGGCCCGGGCCGTGGAGCGGCGGGCCGAGCTCGGCGAGGCGGCCGCGGTGGCGCTGAGCGCCGTCTCCGACGCCGAAGCCGTACGGGCGGCCGTGGGCGCGGAGCACGCCGCCTTCGCCGGGCTGGCGCGGGAGGTCAAGGCCTGGGCGCGGGCCCGGGGGCTGGACTCGGCGCCCTTCGGCGGCCTGCCCGGGCTGGCCTGGACGGTGCTGGCGGCGCGCACGGTACGGGAGGCCGCGGACCGGTCGCCCGCGGCGCTGCGGCGGGAGTTCTTCGGGACGTGGGCCGCCTGGGACTGGAGCGAGCCGGTGTCCCTGGACCCGGAGGCCGACGCCGCTCCGGGTCCGGACCCGGTCACGGTCCTGACGCCCTCGGCTCCGGTCCGCAGCTGCACCGCCCAGGTGGGGGCGGGCCTGCGGGACCTGCTGGTCCGGGAGCTGTACGAGGCCTGGGAGCGGCTGGAGGCGGAGCCGGAGGGACTGCTGCCGGCGGCCCCGCCGCACCGGCGGCACGCCGCCTGGGCGGTGGTGAGCGTACGGGCGGACACGGCGCGGGAGTTCGAGGAGCACCTGGGCCGGGCGCGGGGCCGGATGCGGGGACTGCTCGCCGCCCTGGAGGAGGCCGGGCTCCCGGAGGCCCACGCCTGGCCGCGCCCCTTCGCACGCTCCGGGACCCTGGCCCGCTACGCGGTCGGCCTGGGGTCCGCCCCGCCGGACGCCACCGCCCTGGCCGCCCTCACGGGCCCCTGGGCGGCGACCCTGCCGGGGGTGACGGTGACCCGCGCGGACGGCGGCGAGGTCCCGGACCTGCCCTGA
- a CDS encoding NADP-dependent oxidoreductase, protein MRAMAYETYGGPEVLAETRLPVPKVAPGEVLVRVRCAGVNPVDWKIMAGGLDGLMDVVYPVVPGWDVAGTVERVGIDVPEFAEGDEVIAYARKDYVHGGTFAEFVSVPVRALARKPASLDWRQAAGLPLAGLTAYQLLTRLGTGEGDTVLVHGAAGGVGSFGVQIARALGARVIGTASPRNHDRLRELGCEPVAYGDGLTERVRALAPQGVSVVADFVGGVLDVTTAVLADGGRHASIADHTVLGAGGQWMWVRPVGEDLAALARLADEGRLTVTVAETFPLSGLAEAFTLSQAGHTAGKIVIDL, encoded by the coding sequence ATGCGGGCGATGGCGTACGAGACGTACGGCGGGCCGGAGGTGCTGGCCGAGACCAGGCTCCCGGTCCCCAAGGTCGCCCCCGGCGAGGTCCTCGTCCGCGTGCGGTGCGCGGGGGTCAACCCCGTCGACTGGAAGATCATGGCGGGCGGTCTCGACGGCCTCATGGACGTCGTGTACCCGGTGGTCCCCGGCTGGGACGTGGCCGGGACCGTCGAGCGGGTCGGCATCGACGTCCCCGAGTTCGCGGAAGGCGACGAGGTGATCGCGTACGCCCGCAAGGACTATGTGCACGGCGGCACCTTCGCCGAGTTCGTCTCCGTTCCCGTACGGGCCCTCGCGCGCAAGCCCGCCTCGCTCGACTGGCGGCAGGCGGCCGGCCTTCCGCTGGCCGGGCTCACCGCCTATCAGCTGCTGACCCGCCTGGGCACCGGCGAGGGGGACACCGTCCTCGTCCACGGCGCCGCGGGCGGGGTCGGCTCGTTCGGCGTGCAGATCGCCCGCGCCCTCGGCGCCCGCGTCATCGGCACCGCCTCGCCCCGCAACCACGACCGGCTGCGGGAGCTGGGCTGCGAGCCCGTCGCCTACGGGGACGGGCTCACCGAGCGGGTCCGGGCCCTGGCCCCGCAGGGCGTGAGCGTGGTCGCCGACTTCGTCGGCGGGGTGCTGGACGTCACCACGGCCGTGCTCGCCGACGGCGGCCGGCACGCCTCCATCGCCGACCACACGGTGCTGGGGGCGGGCGGCCAGTGGATGTGGGTCCGCCCCGTCGGCGAGGACCTTGCGGCACTGGCCCGGCTCGCCGACGAGGGCCGGCTGACGGTCACGGTGGCCGAGACCTTCCCGCTCTCCGGCCTCGCCGAGGCCTTCACCCTCAGCCAGGCCGGCCACACCGCCGGAAAGATCGTCATCGACCTCTGA
- a CDS encoding RNA ligase (ATP) yields the protein MSTLRVTVEELTIHPHPNADALELAQVGLYRAVVAKGAYRTGDLALYIPEQAVLPAALIEELGLTGRLAGSSHDRVRAVRLRGELSQGLVCRPRALDGTDLELAAKEGTDFAEALGIVKWSPPVPTSMSGEVEAAPGLLPWVDIENLQRYPGIFEPGEPIVLTEKLHGTACLVTYLAEEGRVLVSSKGFGARGLALKEEERNVYWRAVRGHGVERAAARLAERLGATRVGIFGEVYGAGVQDLPYGAQARAADTPPGFAVFDVCAEMDGQVRWLDPAQVLQDGELPLVPRLYTGPYALETVLELASGRETVSGRGLHLREGVVIRPATERYSPVVGGRAIAKAVSPAYLTRKGGTEYE from the coding sequence ATGTCCACCCTGCGCGTCACCGTGGAGGAACTCACCATCCACCCGCATCCGAACGCCGACGCCCTGGAGCTGGCCCAGGTGGGCCTCTACCGGGCCGTCGTAGCCAAGGGCGCCTACCGGACCGGGGACTTGGCCCTCTACATCCCCGAACAGGCCGTCCTGCCCGCCGCCCTCATCGAGGAGCTGGGCCTCACCGGCCGGCTGGCCGGAAGCTCCCACGACCGGGTCCGGGCGGTCCGGCTGCGCGGAGAGCTCTCGCAGGGGCTGGTGTGCCGGCCCCGTGCGCTCGACGGGACGGACCTGGAGCTGGCCGCGAAGGAGGGCACCGACTTCGCCGAGGCCCTGGGCATCGTCAAATGGTCGCCACCGGTCCCCACGTCGATGAGCGGAGAGGTCGAGGCGGCGCCCGGGCTGCTGCCCTGGGTGGACATCGAGAACCTGCAGCGCTACCCGGGGATCTTCGAGCCGGGGGAGCCCATCGTCCTGACCGAGAAGCTTCACGGCACGGCCTGCCTGGTCACCTATCTGGCCGAGGAGGGCCGGGTCCTCGTCTCCTCCAAGGGCTTCGGCGCACGCGGCCTGGCGCTCAAGGAGGAGGAGCGCAACGTCTACTGGCGGGCCGTCCGCGGCCACGGCGTCGAGCGGGCCGCCGCCCGGCTCGCCGAGCGGCTCGGCGCGACCCGGGTCGGCATCTTCGGCGAGGTCTACGGAGCCGGCGTGCAGGACCTGCCGTACGGGGCGCAGGCCCGGGCCGCCGACACCCCGCCCGGGTTCGCCGTCTTCGACGTCTGCGCCGAGATGGACGGGCAGGTGCGCTGGCTGGACCCGGCGCAGGTGCTGCAGGACGGCGAACTCCCGCTGGTGCCCCGGCTCTACACGGGGCCCTACGCCCTGGAGACCGTGCTGGAGCTGGCCAGTGGGCGGGAGACCGTCTCCGGGCGGGGCCTGCACCTGCGCGAGGGCGTGGTCATCCGGCCGGCCACCGAGCGGTACAGCCCGGTCGTCGGCGGCCGGGCCATCGCCAAGGCGGTCAGCCCGGCCTACCTGACGCGCAAGGGCGGCACCGAGTACGAGTGA
- a CDS encoding SDR family NAD(P)-dependent oxidoreductase, whose protein sequence is MERRPVTLVTGGSRGIGAAACVRLAAEGHDLVLGYARDEEAAEAVAERVRAAGARCLTVRGDTSREEEVERLFDVARAELGPVTGLVNNAGVTGPLGRLADARTEDLRRVVEVNLLGYLLCCRRAARDMAEGGGAIVNVSSAAATLGSPGDYVHYAATKAAVDALTVGLSKELGPDRIRVNAVAPGIIETDMHAAMGDPDRPARAAATIPLGRPGRPEEVAGAIAWLLSADASYTTGAVLRVSGGR, encoded by the coding sequence ATGGAACGCCGACCCGTCACCCTCGTCACCGGAGGCAGCCGGGGGATCGGCGCGGCCGCCTGTGTCCGGCTCGCCGCGGAGGGCCACGACCTGGTGCTGGGCTACGCGCGCGACGAGGAGGCCGCCGAAGCGGTCGCGGAGCGGGTACGGGCGGCGGGCGCGCGGTGCCTGACGGTACGGGGCGACACCTCCCGGGAGGAGGAGGTGGAACGGCTCTTCGACGTGGCCCGGGCCGAACTGGGGCCGGTCACCGGCCTGGTCAACAACGCCGGGGTGACCGGCCCGCTGGGCCGTCTCGCCGACGCCCGGACCGAGGACCTGCGCCGGGTGGTGGAGGTGAACCTGCTGGGGTACCTGCTGTGCTGCCGCCGCGCCGCCCGGGACATGGCGGAGGGCGGCGGGGCCATCGTGAACGTCTCCTCCGCGGCCGCCACCCTGGGCAGCCCGGGGGACTACGTGCACTACGCGGCGACGAAGGCGGCCGTCGACGCCCTGACCGTGGGGCTGTCGAAGGAGCTGGGGCCGGACCGCATCCGGGTCAACGCCGTGGCGCCGGGGATCATCGAGACCGACATGCACGCCGCGATGGGCGACCCGGACCGCCCCGCCCGGGCGGCCGCCACGATCCCGCTGGGGCGGCCGGGACGGCCCGAGGAGGTCGCCGGGGCCATCGCGTGGCTGCTGTCGGCGGACGCCTCGTACACGACGGGGGCGGTCCTGCGGGTCTCCGGCGGCCGCTGA
- a CDS encoding peptidoglycan-binding domain-containing protein: MSPHPDESGPEPDDRLFVRPYVAAPEGPSGPAYPAWPTVPEAGEEPTQPLPRVPAAAQAVPVAAGARHAPGRRGSRLPLAVLALVVLAAGAGTLVFLTSGPEPQDPAPVRPDLALPALPARSPGAGDPEVRAQAATAKPSASAPTRSPSASPSSAKPSTSPTTGAPGRPTQPPDSGTLRPGDKGPAVRELQERLYGQGFTYVRITGVYDGQTKRGVSQLQRDRGIKGDPNGVYGPATRAAFG, translated from the coding sequence GTGTCCCCACACCCCGATGAGAGCGGGCCCGAGCCCGACGACCGCCTGTTCGTCCGCCCCTACGTCGCCGCGCCCGAGGGCCCGTCCGGCCCGGCGTACCCCGCCTGGCCGACGGTCCCGGAAGCGGGGGAGGAACCGACGCAGCCCCTGCCACGGGTGCCGGCCGCAGCCCAGGCCGTCCCGGTGGCGGCCGGGGCCCGTCACGCGCCCGGACGGCGGGGGAGCCGGCTGCCCCTGGCCGTCCTCGCACTGGTGGTGCTGGCCGCCGGGGCGGGAACGCTGGTGTTCCTGACGAGCGGGCCCGAACCGCAGGACCCGGCCCCGGTCCGCCCGGACCTGGCCCTGCCGGCGCTGCCCGCCCGCAGCCCGGGCGCCGGGGACCCCGAGGTGCGCGCCCAGGCGGCCACGGCGAAGCCCTCGGCCTCCGCCCCGACGCGCAGCCCCTCGGCGTCCCCGTCCAGCGCGAAGCCCTCGACCAGCCCCACGACCGGCGCGCCCGGCCGGCCGACCCAGCCGCCGGACTCCGGCACCCTGCGCCCGGGCGACAAGGGGCCCGCGGTCAGGGAGCTCCAGGAACGGCTCTACGGGCAGGGGTTCACGTACGTGCGGATCACCGGGGTCTACGACGGCCAGACCAAGCGCGGGGTCTCCCAGCTCCAGCGGGACCGCGGCATCAAGGGCGACCCGAACGGTGTCTACGGCCCGGCGACCCGAGCCGCCTTCGGCTGA
- a CDS encoding MFS transporter, translating into MTEPAASSVPPSSVPPSSVAPTRAPRSAVAPPGVPRSGVRPAKGWAAVAAVSLAIFCLITSELLPVGLLTSVGADLRVSDGTAGLMVTVPGLVAGFCAPLVTVGAARLDRRQVLCALIGLMAAANLAAALAPGFAVVLAARLLVGISVGGFWAIAGGLAVRLVPAHRVGRATALIFGGVPTASVLGVPAGTLLGELGGWRTAFAAVGALGALTLAALLLLLPALPPATPVTFAELPALLRTDAGVRTGVTVTFLVVTGQFAAYTFVRPLLRDVSGVDTGLVSTLLLGYGLAGVAGNFLAGPRDPRRTLLTVSATLTVVLALTAVLPGPVAGTGLLMLWGLAYGGVSVSLQGWMLRAAPRAAEAASALMVAMFNFAIAAGALAGGLAVDRVSVPAAPLTGAALMLLAALTVTVHLRRGPNPNPNPGPGPGAEEGERMDGADRTRGLTGAAPDGQSPLKNDHLSRTSETPQMPIPVRSPLTPPAPGAGQAPAARRRRA; encoded by the coding sequence ATGACCGAACCAGCCGCGTCCAGCGTTCCCCCGTCCAGCGTTCCCCCGTCCAGCGTTGCCCCGACCCGCGCTCCCCGGTCCGCCGTTGCCCCACCCGGCGTTCCCCGGTCCGGCGTCCGTCCCGCGAAGGGGTGGGCGGCCGTCGCCGCCGTCTCCCTCGCGATCTTCTGCCTGATCACCTCCGAACTCCTGCCCGTCGGACTGCTCACCTCCGTCGGCGCCGACCTCCGGGTCTCCGACGGCACCGCCGGCCTGATGGTGACCGTCCCCGGGCTCGTCGCCGGCTTCTGCGCGCCCCTGGTCACCGTCGGCGCCGCCCGGCTCGACCGGCGGCAGGTGCTGTGCGCGCTGATCGGCCTGATGGCCGCCGCCAACCTCGCCGCCGCGCTCGCCCCCGGCTTCGCCGTCGTCCTGGCCGCCCGGCTGCTCGTCGGCATCAGCGTCGGCGGGTTCTGGGCCATCGCGGGCGGCCTCGCCGTCCGGCTGGTCCCCGCTCACCGGGTCGGCCGGGCCACGGCCCTGATATTCGGCGGTGTCCCCACCGCCTCGGTGCTCGGGGTCCCCGCCGGCACCCTCCTCGGCGAACTCGGCGGCTGGCGGACGGCCTTCGCGGCCGTCGGCGCCCTCGGCGCGCTCACCCTGGCCGCCCTGCTCCTGCTCCTGCCCGCCCTGCCCCCGGCCACGCCCGTCACGTTCGCCGAACTGCCCGCCCTGCTGCGGACAGACGCGGGGGTCCGCACCGGGGTGACCGTGACCTTCCTGGTGGTCACCGGCCAGTTCGCCGCCTACACCTTCGTCCGCCCCCTCCTACGCGACGTCTCCGGCGTCGACACCGGTCTCGTCAGCACCCTGCTCCTCGGCTACGGCCTCGCCGGAGTCGCCGGCAACTTCCTGGCCGGACCGCGCGACCCGCGCCGCACGCTGCTCACCGTCAGCGCCACCCTCACGGTGGTGCTGGCGCTGACGGCCGTCCTGCCGGGGCCCGTCGCCGGGACCGGGCTGCTGATGCTCTGGGGCCTGGCCTACGGGGGCGTCTCCGTCAGCCTCCAGGGCTGGATGCTCAGGGCCGCGCCCCGGGCCGCCGAGGCCGCGTCCGCGCTGATGGTGGCCATGTTCAACTTCGCCATCGCGGCGGGGGCACTGGCCGGCGGACTCGCCGTGGACCGCGTCTCGGTGCCCGCCGCCCCGCTGACGGGTGCCGCCCTGATGCTCCTCGCCGCCCTCACGGTGACCGTCCACCTCCGCCGGGGCCCGAACCCGAACCCGAACCCGGGTCCGGGCCCCGGCGCGGAGGAAGGAGAACGGATGGATGGGGCGGATCGGACACGCGGCTTGACCGGAGCGGCCCCGGACGGACAGAGTCCGCTCAAGAACGACCACCTGAGCCGCACTTCGGAGACGCCCCAGATGCCGATACCCGTCCGCTCCCCGCTCACTCCGCCGGCCCCGGGAGCGGGCCAGGCCCCGGCCGCGCGGCGGCGCAGGGCCTGA